One Gloeobacter morelensis MG652769 DNA window includes the following coding sequences:
- a CDS encoding cupin domain-containing protein translates to METSHMLSPDIDIVASTVLRPWGSFTVLGEGNGYKVKRIEVKPGHRLSLQMHHHRSEHWVVVSGTARVVCNDRIELIHANQSTYVPPCATHRLENPGIIPLVIIEVQNGQYLGEDDIIRFEDDYKRIEPRS, encoded by the coding sequence ATGGAAACTTCGCACATGCTGAGTCCGGACATCGATATCGTCGCTTCCACCGTGCTCCGCCCCTGGGGTTCGTTCACGGTCCTGGGCGAAGGCAACGGCTACAAAGTCAAGCGCATCGAGGTCAAACCCGGCCACCGCCTGAGCCTGCAGATGCACCACCACCGATCCGAGCACTGGGTCGTCGTCTCCGGCACCGCCCGCGTCGTCTGCAACGACCGCATCGAACTCATCCACGCCAACCAGTCGACCTACGTACCTCCCTGTGCCACCCACCGGCTCGAAAACCCCGGCATTATCCCGCTGGTGATTATCGAAGTCCAAAACGGTCAGTACCTCGGCGAGGACGACATCATCCGCTTCGAGGACGACTACAAGCGTATCGAGCCGCGCTCTTGA
- the prmA gene encoding 50S ribosomal protein L11 methyltransferase gives MADLWQVQVETAADGADGEVEETLYWYLTELGLPHVERQILGERLVLRGYLSGETPEGVLQRWRENVGERLSEKAEIGWRAAERRDWQKSWREHWRPIFVGERLVIWPVWLPDPPGDRLVIPLDPGMAFGTGEHATTRLCLRALESVPHLGIFADVGCGSGVLTVAALKLGAGRGWAVDTDDLAVASTRKNLQINGLQERAAVAHGSTEQLSGPLDGVVSNILAEVIADLAPEFRRLVRSGGWGIFSGLLLTQAPRVVEALAGQGFELSETLSEGDWACLVGRFSAERFRSAGS, from the coding sequence GTGGCCGATCTATGGCAAGTGCAGGTGGAGACGGCTGCAGATGGGGCCGACGGTGAAGTCGAAGAAACGCTCTACTGGTATTTGACTGAGCTGGGCCTCCCCCACGTCGAGCGGCAAATTCTCGGGGAGCGGCTGGTGCTGCGGGGGTACCTGAGCGGCGAAACGCCCGAGGGGGTGCTGCAGCGTTGGCGTGAAAACGTCGGTGAGCGGCTGAGCGAAAAGGCCGAAATCGGCTGGCGCGCAGCGGAGCGGCGCGACTGGCAAAAATCCTGGCGCGAGCATTGGCGGCCGATATTCGTAGGTGAACGCCTGGTCATCTGGCCGGTGTGGCTGCCGGATCCCCCCGGCGACCGGTTGGTGATTCCCCTTGATCCGGGCATGGCCTTCGGCACGGGTGAGCACGCCACCACCCGGCTGTGCCTGCGGGCGCTCGAATCTGTACCGCATCTGGGCATCTTTGCCGATGTCGGCTGCGGCTCTGGCGTGCTCACGGTGGCAGCCCTCAAGCTGGGGGCCGGGCGGGGTTGGGCGGTCGATACCGACGATCTGGCCGTCGCCTCCACCCGCAAGAATCTGCAAATCAACGGTTTGCAGGAGCGGGCTGCGGTGGCACACGGCAGCACCGAACAGTTGTCCGGGCCACTCGATGGGGTGGTGAGCAACATCCTGGCTGAGGTGATTGCCGATCTCGCCCCGGAATTTCGGCGGCTGGTGCGCTCTGGCGGCTGGGGCATCTTCAGCGGCCTGCTGCTTACCCAGGCTCCCCGCGTGGTCGAAGCCCTCGCCGGGCAGGGTTTTGAACTTTCCGAGACCCTCAGTGAGGGCGACTGGGCCTGCCTGGTGGGCCGCTTCAGCGCGGAGCGGTTCCGAAGCGCCGGTAGCTGA
- the serA gene encoding phosphoglycerate dehydrogenase → MPKVLVSDAIDQAGIEILTQVAQVTYEPDLSPATLLETIPQYDALMIRSGTKVTAPVIEAAQRLRIIGRAGVGVDNVDLQAATRKGIVVVNSPEGNTIAAAEHAIALMMSLSRHVGEANASLKAGQWKRSQFIGVEVYKKTIGVVGLGRIGAHVTRVARALGMQIVAFDPYISAERAQQLGARLVDLEQLFHEADYITLHVPRTPETTHLINEKTLALMKPTARIINCARGGLIDEQALYIALKEGRIAGAALDVFENEPLGESPLCALGREVILTPHLGASTEEAQTNVAIDVAEQIRDVLLGLPARTAVNIPGLRAEVLQELKPYLELAETLGNLVGQLAGGRVDALDIRLQGILAAKDAQPIVVAALKGLLTPALRERVNFVNALLEAKERGIRVTETRDSAFADYAGSIRLEARGPEGERSVTGALLAEDELRITNIDEFPISVAPSRYMLITLHRDMPGIIGKVGSFLGSYNVNIAGMQVGRKLVRGDAVMMVSLDDPLPEGLLGEIESVPGIRKAYTVNL, encoded by the coding sequence ATGCCCAAGGTGCTTGTCAGTGACGCGATCGACCAGGCTGGTATCGAAATTCTTACCCAGGTCGCTCAAGTAACTTACGAGCCGGATCTCAGCCCGGCGACGTTGCTTGAGACCATCCCCCAGTACGACGCTTTGATGATCCGCTCGGGCACCAAGGTGACCGCCCCGGTGATCGAAGCGGCCCAGCGCCTGCGGATCATTGGCCGCGCCGGGGTGGGTGTCGACAATGTCGATCTGCAGGCTGCTACCCGCAAGGGGATCGTCGTGGTCAACTCCCCCGAGGGCAACACGATCGCCGCCGCCGAGCACGCCATCGCCCTGATGATGAGCCTGTCGCGCCACGTGGGCGAAGCGAACGCTTCACTAAAGGCGGGCCAGTGGAAGCGCTCGCAATTTATCGGCGTCGAGGTCTACAAAAAGACAATCGGCGTGGTCGGCCTCGGCCGCATCGGCGCCCACGTGACGCGGGTGGCGCGCGCGCTCGGCATGCAGATCGTCGCTTTTGATCCGTATATTTCCGCTGAGCGCGCCCAGCAGTTGGGGGCACGCCTGGTGGATCTCGAACAACTGTTTCACGAGGCCGACTACATCACTCTGCATGTGCCGCGTACGCCGGAGACCACCCACCTCATCAACGAGAAGACCCTTGCCCTGATGAAGCCCACGGCCCGGATCATCAACTGCGCCCGCGGCGGCCTCATCGACGAGCAGGCACTCTACATTGCCCTCAAGGAGGGCCGCATCGCCGGAGCGGCCCTCGATGTCTTCGAGAACGAACCTTTGGGCGAATCACCCCTGTGCGCCCTTGGGCGCGAGGTGATCCTCACGCCCCACCTGGGGGCTTCGACCGAAGAGGCTCAGACCAACGTCGCCATCGACGTGGCTGAGCAGATTCGCGATGTGCTTCTGGGTCTTCCGGCCCGCACGGCGGTCAACATTCCGGGTCTGCGCGCCGAGGTGCTGCAGGAACTGAAGCCCTATCTGGAACTGGCCGAGACCCTGGGTAACCTGGTAGGTCAACTGGCCGGTGGTCGGGTGGATGCCCTCGACATCCGCCTGCAGGGCATTCTCGCCGCCAAAGACGCCCAACCCATCGTCGTGGCCGCCCTCAAGGGGCTGCTCACCCCGGCCCTGCGCGAGCGGGTCAACTTCGTCAACGCGCTATTGGAGGCCAAGGAGCGGGGCATTCGGGTCACCGAGACGCGCGATTCAGCTTTTGCCGATTACGCAGGCTCGATCCGCCTGGAGGCGCGCGGCCCGGAGGGCGAGCGCTCCGTCACCGGTGCGCTTCTAGCTGAGGACGAACTGCGCATCACCAACATCGACGAATTTCCGATCAGCGTTGCCCCGAGCCGCTACATGCTCATCACCCTGCACCGCGACATGCCGGGCATTATCGGCAAGGTCGGTTCGTTTCTCGGTTCCTACAACGTCAACATCGCCGGCATGCAGGTGGGCCGCAAACTGGTGCGCGGCGACGCGGTGATGATGGTCTCCCTCGATGACCCGCTCCCGGAAGGACTCTTGGGTGAAATCGAGTCGGTTCCGGGGATTCGCAAGGCGTATACGGTCAATCTTTAA
- a CDS encoding DUF1997 domain-containing protein → MTSPIQASARAMLDVSLPTAPAEVRRYVSDPQRLLRSGFPPERIEQLGPDRFRLKVRPLVWMGLAIEPTAELQIGADDQGRAWAQLIAYELKGHPWLVKHLKIDFRAQLRTLEVIQAGRTPMQGWAEASACFPTPPFLAWMAEPVLSGAARTILESFLWILRDRLSKSLESDFRRWQAATVQIEA, encoded by the coding sequence ATGACCAGCCCGATTCAGGCTTCGGCCCGGGCCATGCTCGATGTCTCCCTGCCGACTGCGCCTGCTGAGGTCCGCCGCTACGTGAGCGATCCGCAGCGGCTTTTGCGTAGCGGCTTTCCCCCGGAGCGCATCGAGCAACTCGGTCCCGATCGCTTCCGGCTGAAGGTGCGCCCGCTGGTTTGGATGGGTCTTGCCATCGAACCGACTGCCGAGTTGCAGATTGGTGCCGACGACCAAGGGCGCGCCTGGGCGCAACTGATTGCCTACGAATTGAAGGGTCATCCCTGGCTGGTCAAGCACCTTAAAATCGACTTTCGCGCCCAGTTGCGCACCCTCGAGGTGATACAGGCGGGGCGCACCCCCATGCAGGGTTGGGCTGAGGCTTCCGCTTGCTTCCCGACGCCACCTTTTCTAGCCTGGATGGCCGAACCGGTCTTGAGCGGGGCGGCTCGCACGATTCTCGAAAGTTTCCTGTGGATCTTGCGTGACCGGCTCAGCAAATCGCTCGAAAGCGACTTTCGGCGCTGGCAGGCTGCGACCGTTCAGATTGAAGCTTGA
- the coaE gene encoding dephospho-CoA kinase (Dephospho-CoA kinase (CoaE) performs the final step in coenzyme A biosynthesis.), with product MARRVIGLTGGIATGKSTVGRLLAGRGIPVIDADLLAREAVAPGGTALAAIVHRYGSAMLTDAGALNRSALARIVFADPDERHWLESRIHPFVRAALQAAIERTAGTLCLMIPLLFEAGMTDLVTEIWVVSCEAEPQHARLKKRDGLSDEAIAARIASQWPLAEKVRLADVVIDNNGEPAHLERQVACALAQASI from the coding sequence ATGGCCAGGCGAGTCATTGGGCTTACAGGTGGAATCGCGACGGGCAAGAGCACGGTGGGCCGACTGCTCGCCGGGCGGGGCATCCCGGTCATCGACGCCGACCTTCTGGCGCGCGAAGCGGTCGCCCCTGGCGGTACCGCCCTTGCCGCCATTGTTCACCGTTACGGCAGCGCGATGCTCACCGACGCCGGAGCGCTCAACCGTTCAGCCCTGGCACGCATCGTCTTTGCTGACCCGGACGAGCGCCACTGGCTGGAAAGCCGCATCCATCCGTTCGTGCGCGCAGCCCTGCAGGCGGCTATCGAGCGCACAGCGGGGACCCTCTGCTTGATGATCCCGCTATTATTCGAGGCGGGCATGACCGACTTGGTCACCGAAATCTGGGTAGTGAGCTGCGAAGCTGAGCCGCAACACGCGCGGCTCAAGAAGCGCGACGGGCTCAGCGACGAAGCGATTGCGGCGCGCATCGCCAGCCAGTGGCCGCTTGCTGAAAAAGTGCGGCTTGCCGACGTGGTCATCGACAACAACGGCGAGCCGGCCCACCTGGAAAGGCAGGTAGCGTGCGCCCTGGCTCAAGCTTCAATCTGA
- a CDS encoding NACHT domain-containing protein — protein sequence MTVDEVLAFLDVVLQPERLSDVQSLVFRHAWEGLTYTEIATATGYDDDYVRDVGSRLWQRLSKACGERVSKTNVHSALRRCQQRFARVETPPISRPDAPPPAPGVLPARSAPVEVRGPDRVRADWGEAMDVSLFYGRRRELDRLHEWIELSGCRLVALLGRGGMGKSALALRFAEALAGAAPTADGFRFLFWRSLRNAPPLSLLLGELLDFLGGPPRAGTGDSLDLDISRLLGLLRQHRCLVILDNAESLLEGGARPGVYRPGLEGYGELFRRIGESHHRSCLLMTSREKPEEVALLEGDTLPVRTLQLQGLSGEEGVHILKDKGLFGAAADFVRLSTTYHGNPLALKLVATSIRDIFARDIALFLAEGTWIFNGLHQLLTQQFERLSPLEKQVMYWLALYRDGGTVSRLQEDMVPQVLRQRILEALEFLRRRFLIEPVIDPDSKRAVGISGFTQQPVIMEYVTELLVENACAELLAGVNEDHFLLDAFKTYPLIQATARDDVREAQTELILKPVARSLSQRFSTPAAVEHYFRKLRDWLRGNASHASGYAGGSMVNLMRCLGVELSGWDFSGLNLRQAYLRDIELQGCDLRQCDLSQAAFSHALGAILAVAAHEDFVVGADSCGSLHLWHLASGRHLLTLSEHQSWVFGVAISPDGQTMASASLDQTVRLWDVRSGNCLRTLRGHGDGVWSVAFSPDGTLLASGSSDHSIRLWGQEGECLSILEGHTGWVHSVTFSPDGRLLASGGQDRAIRLWDVSSRCCLLTLPPEAQPLWVLKFTPDGKTLISSSVGGTVTFWDISSGRCVQTLAAHDQGVFALAVSPDGCLLASGSGDQTIKLWEIRSGQCLKILRGHTARIWSLAFSGQSVQTEAARSGIESTLMSGGDDHTVKIWNTATGRCFHTIRGYSSAFLSVAFSPNGEQLASGSEDRTLRLWDLRTGTCLQALKGHRSWVNAVAYSLDGRWIATGGDDYTVRLWEARTGQCLAVLKGHTHPVRSVVFSDDSTLLLTGSADHTVRLWELAAVGENFTRVRTIEAHSDWVFCIACRPGTALFATSSSDQTIKLWDLRTGKCLKTFEGHPGIVWSIAFLPNSPFLVSGGEDRTLRIWNVDTGECLHVLPSAGPIWSLCPSQDGRTLASGSSDHTITLWDLTARKALRTQQGHNNSLWCVKLSPSGELLASASQDETIRLWNVSDGNCLRILRPSRLYEQISIHGARGLTAAQRVSLHALGAVDSPPHRDS from the coding sequence ATGACCGTCGACGAAGTCCTGGCTTTCCTGGATGTGGTGCTCCAGCCGGAGCGGCTGAGCGATGTTCAATCGCTTGTCTTTCGCCATGCCTGGGAAGGGCTGACCTACACCGAGATCGCCACGGCTACGGGTTACGACGACGATTACGTCCGCGACGTAGGCTCCAGGCTCTGGCAGCGCCTGAGTAAAGCCTGCGGCGAACGGGTGAGTAAGACGAACGTGCACTCCGCCCTGAGGCGCTGCCAGCAGCGGTTCGCCCGGGTCGAAACACCGCCGATTTCGAGACCGGATGCTCCCCCTCCGGCACCGGGCGTTCTGCCCGCCCGGAGCGCCCCGGTGGAAGTCAGGGGGCCTGACAGGGTGCGGGCGGATTGGGGCGAAGCGATGGACGTGTCGCTTTTCTACGGTCGGCGCAGGGAACTTGACCGCCTGCACGAGTGGATCGAGCTTAGCGGTTGCCGTCTGGTCGCCCTGCTGGGCAGGGGCGGCATGGGCAAATCCGCCCTTGCCCTGCGCTTTGCCGAGGCGCTTGCCGGTGCTGCACCCACAGCCGACGGCTTCAGGTTTTTGTTCTGGCGGTCTTTGCGCAATGCACCGCCCCTGTCTCTGCTCCTGGGCGAATTGCTGGACTTTCTCGGTGGACCGCCCCGGGCGGGAACTGGCGATAGCCTCGACCTCGACATTTCCCGATTGCTGGGGTTGCTGCGCCAGCACCGGTGTCTTGTCATTCTCGACAACGCAGAGTCGCTGCTAGAAGGCGGGGCGCGGCCCGGTGTCTATCGCCCCGGCCTGGAGGGCTATGGGGAGTTGTTTCGGCGCATCGGCGAAAGTCACCACCGCAGTTGCCTTTTGATGACCAGCCGGGAAAAGCCGGAGGAGGTGGCACTCCTGGAGGGGGACACCCTGCCGGTGCGCACACTCCAGCTCCAGGGTCTATCCGGGGAGGAGGGCGTGCACATCCTCAAGGACAAGGGCCTGTTCGGCGCGGCGGCGGATTTCGTCCGATTGAGCACCACCTACCACGGAAACCCCCTGGCCCTCAAGCTGGTAGCCACGTCCATCCGGGACATCTTTGCCCGTGACATCGCCCTGTTCCTCGCCGAGGGAACGTGGATCTTCAACGGACTGCACCAGCTTTTGACCCAGCAGTTCGAGCGCCTGTCGCCCTTGGAAAAGCAGGTGATGTACTGGCTTGCGCTCTACCGCGATGGCGGTACGGTGTCGCGGTTGCAGGAGGACATGGTTCCGCAGGTGTTGCGCCAGCGCATCCTCGAAGCCCTGGAATTTTTGCGCCGCCGCTTTTTGATCGAACCGGTCATCGATCCCGACAGTAAGCGTGCTGTGGGAATTTCCGGTTTTACCCAGCAGCCTGTGATCATGGAGTACGTAACGGAACTTCTGGTCGAAAACGCCTGCGCGGAGTTGCTTGCGGGGGTGAACGAAGACCACTTTCTGCTTGACGCTTTCAAGACCTATCCCCTGATTCAGGCGACGGCCAGGGACGATGTCCGCGAGGCGCAGACCGAACTCATCCTCAAACCAGTCGCCCGCTCGCTGAGCCAGCGGTTCAGCACACCCGCCGCCGTGGAGCACTACTTCCGCAAGCTCCGGGACTGGCTGCGCGGCAATGCTTCCCACGCGTCAGGATACGCGGGGGGTTCGATGGTCAACCTGATGCGCTGCCTGGGGGTGGAGCTATCCGGGTGGGATTTTTCCGGCCTGAATCTGAGGCAAGCCTACCTCAGGGACATCGAACTGCAAGGGTGCGACCTGAGGCAGTGCGACCTTTCCCAGGCAGCTTTCAGCCATGCCCTTGGGGCGATCCTGGCCGTGGCTGCGCACGAAGATTTCGTGGTGGGTGCGGATTCCTGTGGCAGTCTGCACCTGTGGCACCTCGCCAGTGGGCGGCACCTCCTGACTTTGAGCGAGCACCAGAGCTGGGTCTTCGGCGTGGCCATCAGCCCGGACGGCCAGACGATGGCAAGCGCCAGCCTCGACCAAACCGTCCGCCTCTGGGATGTGCGGAGCGGCAACTGTTTGCGAACACTGCGGGGCCACGGCGACGGCGTCTGGTCGGTCGCGTTCAGCCCCGACGGCACCTTGCTGGCAAGCGGCAGCAGCGACCACAGCATCCGGCTCTGGGGACAGGAAGGCGAGTGTCTGAGCATCCTGGAGGGCCACACGGGCTGGGTCCACTCCGTCACCTTCAGCCCAGATGGCAGGCTTCTGGCCAGCGGTGGCCAGGACCGGGCAATCCGGCTCTGGGATGTTTCCAGTCGCTGTTGTCTGCTGACGCTGCCTCCTGAAGCTCAACCTTTGTGGGTTCTGAAATTTACACCCGATGGGAAAACGCTCATCAGTAGCAGCGTCGGCGGCACGGTGACATTCTGGGACATCAGCAGTGGCAGGTGTGTGCAGACCTTGGCTGCCCACGATCAGGGAGTGTTCGCCCTCGCCGTGAGCCCGGACGGTTGCCTGCTTGCCAGTGGCAGCGGCGATCAGACGATCAAACTCTGGGAAATCCGATCCGGGCAGTGCCTGAAGATCCTGCGTGGCCACACGGCCCGGATTTGGTCCCTGGCCTTCAGCGGCCAGAGTGTTCAGACGGAGGCTGCCCGGTCTGGCATCGAATCCACCCTGATGAGCGGTGGCGACGATCACACGGTCAAAATCTGGAACACTGCCACCGGCAGGTGCTTCCACACGATTCGAGGCTACAGCAGTGCATTCCTGTCGGTGGCCTTCAGCCCCAACGGCGAGCAACTGGCCAGTGGCAGCGAAGACCGCACTTTACGGCTATGGGATCTGCGGACCGGAACCTGCCTGCAGGCGTTGAAAGGCCACCGCAGTTGGGTCAACGCCGTTGCTTACAGCCTGGACGGACGATGGATTGCAACCGGCGGCGACGACTACACCGTTCGTCTCTGGGAAGCGCGTACCGGCCAATGTCTCGCAGTCCTGAAGGGGCACACTCACCCGGTACGTTCGGTCGTATTCTCCGACGACAGCACACTACTGCTCACGGGTAGCGCGGATCATACCGTCAGGCTCTGGGAACTGGCCGCTGTTGGAGAAAATTTCACCCGCGTCCGGACGATCGAGGCCCACAGTGACTGGGTTTTCTGCATCGCCTGCCGTCCGGGTACCGCCCTTTTTGCTACAAGTAGCAGCGATCAGACGATTAAGCTCTGGGACCTCAGGACGGGAAAATGTTTGAAAACATTCGAGGGACACCCCGGGATTGTCTGGTCGATTGCCTTCTTGCCCAACAGTCCATTCCTGGTCAGTGGCGGCGAGGACCGGACGCTACGCATCTGGAACGTCGACACCGGCGAGTGTCTGCACGTCCTGCCGAGCGCCGGCCCCATCTGGTCCCTCTGCCCGAGCCAGGATGGCCGAACCCTCGCCAGCGGCAGCAGCGACCATACGATTACGCTCTGGGACCTCACGGCAAGAAAGGCGCTGCGTACGCAGCAGGGGCACAACAATAGTTTGTGGTGCGTCAAATTGAGCCCTTCTGGCGAGTTATTGGCCTCTGCAAGTCAGGATGAAACCATCCGACTCTGGAATGTTTCTGACGGGAACTGCCTCCGCATTCTGCGTCCGAGTCGTCTCTACGAACAGATAAGCATCCACGGAGCAAGAGGGCTGACCGCCGCGCAACGGGTGTCACTCCATGCCCTCGGTGCAGTGGACTCGCCTCCGCACCGGGATAGCTGA
- the thiO gene encoding glycine oxidase ThiO, with amino-acid sequence MKICILGGGLIGLAVALELRLAGAAVVVLDRGSVPAGWAAAGMIAPAAEGLAGTPLAELAFASRALWPIWAARLEEFSGQGIDYTPCGALVPAIADAAAPIEGHQWWDSTQLASAVPGLAPDVTGGWWLEKEACVDNRKVLTALRLAVERMGAEIWAGVTVTGPADPGLAAVATSAGPVAADAFVLAQGAWSGAWGLPVQPLKGQMLALESAPGWLKAIIFSKNIYLVPRRDGRIVVGATQETVGFAPGNTAGGMAGLLTAALALVPGLAAHRLLEQWWGFRPATPDAAPLIGPGPWPNLHLATGHHRNGILLAPITAQLVTRALTGGGEDPLLAAFSYRRFGTAPR; translated from the coding sequence GTGAAAATCTGTATCCTGGGTGGCGGATTGATTGGCCTCGCGGTGGCGCTGGAACTGCGGCTCGCCGGAGCCGCAGTCGTCGTGCTCGATCGCGGCAGCGTGCCCGCGGGCTGGGCGGCGGCGGGAATGATCGCCCCGGCGGCCGAGGGGTTGGCGGGTACCCCACTTGCTGAATTGGCTTTTGCAAGCCGTGCACTGTGGCCCATCTGGGCAGCGCGCCTCGAAGAATTCAGCGGCCAGGGAATCGATTACACCCCTTGCGGCGCACTAGTGCCCGCCATCGCCGACGCGGCTGCCCCAATCGAGGGCCATCAGTGGTGGGACAGCACCCAACTGGCAAGCGCAGTGCCGGGTCTTGCCCCCGATGTGACGGGCGGCTGGTGGCTTGAAAAAGAAGCCTGCGTCGACAACCGCAAGGTACTCACCGCCCTGCGCCTGGCCGTCGAGCGCATGGGGGCCGAAATTTGGGCGGGGGTGACAGTGACCGGCCCCGCCGATCCGGGCCTTGCCGCCGTGGCCACCAGTGCCGGTCCGGTGGCGGCGGACGCCTTCGTGCTTGCCCAGGGGGCCTGGTCGGGGGCCTGGGGACTGCCCGTCCAGCCGCTTAAAGGCCAGATGCTCGCCCTCGAAAGCGCGCCGGGTTGGTTGAAAGCCATTATCTTTAGCAAGAACATCTACCTGGTGCCGCGCCGGGACGGCCGCATCGTCGTGGGCGCCACCCAGGAGACGGTCGGTTTCGCACCGGGCAACACCGCCGGGGGGATGGCCGGTCTGCTTACCGCTGCCCTCGCCCTGGTCCCGGGGCTCGCTGCCCATCGACTCCTGGAGCAGTGGTGGGGCTTTCGACCGGCCACCCCCGACGCCGCGCCTCTGATCGGGCCGGGACCGTGGCCGAATCTGCACCTGGCAACCGGTCACCACCGCAACGGGATTCTGCTCGCACCGATCACCGCCCAACTGGTGACCCGAGCGCTCACCGGCGGCGGCGAAGACCCTTTGCTCGCGGCCTTCAGCTACCGGCGCTTCGGAACCGCTCCGCGCTGA
- a CDS encoding type II toxin-antitoxin system VapC family toxin, which translates to MRERRFLLDTNVVSEFVRLCPEPLVVNWLASQNPLELFLSATTFGELADGVYRLDVGKKRDTLLAWLEELPSQFSDRILPFDRTTSTLWGRLMAQGDRRGRPRPAIDLQIAATAIQHGLVLATRNIDDFRDLDLSLVNPWEPIS; encoded by the coding sequence GTGAGGGAAAGGCGATTCTTGCTGGACACGAACGTTGTGAGCGAGTTTGTCCGCCTTTGCCCGGAACCTCTGGTCGTCAATTGGCTAGCTTCGCAAAATCCGCTTGAACTATTCCTCTCAGCGACTACTTTTGGTGAGCTGGCGGACGGGGTGTATCGGCTGGATGTGGGCAAAAAGCGGGACACTCTGCTGGCGTGGCTGGAGGAGTTGCCGTCGCAGTTTTCTGATCGGATATTGCCTTTCGATCGGACGACGTCGACGCTCTGGGGACGATTGATGGCCCAGGGCGATCGGCGTGGTCGTCCACGTCCAGCAATCGACCTGCAGATCGCTGCGACAGCAATCCAGCACGGTTTGGTGTTAGCGACGCGCAATATCGACGACTTTCGAGATCTTGACCTTTCTCTGGTAAATCCCTGGGAGCCAATCTCTTAA
- a CDS encoding efflux RND transporter periplasmic adaptor subunit, whose protein sequence is MHILEDPRLKFVGGRVGRSVFLLGGALVFTAISFGAGWLLAHQPAAQPGAGVAETADETALVKTVTVRRAFVAATRTITGNLEAEKSVTLTSRIPGSVRSLNVREGDRVSAGQVLAQIDVNDILAKRNQAKAAVNAARSGYLTAQAQTREADAQLVEARAQLVDALREQRRMQALQAEGAIPQAMLDSANTKVDVLQAKIGQIQAKIAQAQAQVNQALAQVREAQAAANETLANLDYGTVTAPFAGTISRKYTEVGAMAGTGQPLLKLESTDKLCLSLAAPESLVARFRPGQFMDVAVDALGRSLPGVVSQVIASADPQSRNFTVKVALSRTEGAIPGLFGRVQVLSSERQMLLVPTAALQERLGVSGVHEVVSGVSHFRPLTLGETRGSMTEVFSGLHEGSRVILDPAPDLAEGTRLSAR, encoded by the coding sequence ATGCATATCCTCGAAGACCCGCGCCTGAAATTTGTCGGGGGCAGGGTAGGAAGGTCCGTCTTCCTCCTGGGGGGTGCCCTGGTGTTCACGGCGATATCTTTCGGTGCAGGCTGGCTGCTGGCCCACCAGCCTGCCGCCCAGCCGGGTGCAGGGGTGGCGGAGACAGCCGACGAGACAGCTCTGGTCAAAACCGTCACCGTCCGACGCGCCTTCGTGGCGGCAACGCGCACCATCACCGGCAACCTCGAAGCAGAGAAGTCTGTCACCCTCACCTCCCGCATCCCCGGGAGCGTGCGCTCGCTGAACGTGCGCGAAGGGGATCGGGTCAGTGCCGGACAGGTTCTAGCCCAGATCGACGTAAACGACATCCTCGCCAAGCGCAACCAGGCCAAGGCGGCGGTGAACGCGGCCCGCTCCGGCTACCTGACCGCCCAGGCCCAGACCCGCGAGGCCGACGCCCAATTGGTGGAAGCCCGCGCCCAACTGGTGGACGCGCTGCGCGAGCAGCGGCGCATGCAAGCATTGCAGGCGGAAGGAGCGATCCCCCAGGCGATGCTCGACTCGGCCAACACAAAAGTGGACGTGCTCCAGGCCAAGATCGGCCAGATCCAGGCCAAGATCGCCCAGGCGCAGGCCCAGGTGAACCAGGCCCTGGCCCAGGTGCGCGAGGCCCAGGCAGCCGCCAACGAAACCCTGGCCAACCTCGACTACGGCACCGTCACCGCCCCCTTTGCGGGTACCATCAGCCGCAAGTACACCGAGGTCGGGGCGATGGCGGGGACGGGACAGCCCCTGCTCAAGCTCGAAAGCACCGACAAGTTGTGCCTGAGCCTCGCGGCACCGGAATCGCTGGTTGCCCGCTTTCGTCCGGGGCAGTTCATGGATGTCGCTGTCGATGCCCTCGGTCGCTCTCTACCGGGGGTCGTAAGCCAGGTGATCGCCTCCGCTGACCCCCAATCGCGCAACTTCACCGTCAAGGTCGCCCTGTCCAGAACCGAAGGGGCGATCCCCGGCCTGTTCGGCCGGGTGCAGGTGCTATCGAGCGAGCGGCAGATGCTTCTTGTGCCCACGGCGGCGCTCCAGGAGCGGCTGGGAGTTTCGGGCGTCCACGAGGTGGTGAGTGGCGTGAGCCATTTTCGGCCGCTCACCCTGGGGGAGACCCGCGGGAGCATGACGGAGGTGTTCTCCGGGTTGCACGAGGGTAGCCGCGTCATCCTCGACCCCGCCCCCGATCTGGCCGAGGGAACGCGGCTGAGCGCCCGCTAA